A single region of the Jatrophihabitans sp. GAS493 genome encodes:
- the lepB gene encoding signal peptidase I, with product MAAPDAGSARRSGRLIRVVLVAVLLVVCLQIVHAVAFRVYFVPSASMEPTLCGGADCRHGNDHILVNRISFRLHPVHRGDIVVFSRPPALDKTITEKSVVKRVVAVAGDKVRWAGPVLWINDKVQHETYVNPACAALAPDWSGATVLGANQVFVMGDNRCNSDDSRIFGPISTGTIIGRVTAIVWPISRATSF from the coding sequence ATGGCTGCACCCGATGCAGGGAGCGCACGCCGTTCGGGACGTCTGATACGTGTCGTTCTTGTGGCCGTCCTGCTGGTGGTCTGCCTGCAGATCGTGCACGCGGTCGCGTTCCGGGTCTACTTCGTCCCCTCAGCGTCGATGGAGCCGACCCTCTGCGGCGGCGCGGACTGCCGACATGGCAACGACCACATCCTGGTGAACCGGATCTCGTTCCGACTGCACCCGGTGCACCGCGGAGACATCGTCGTCTTCAGTCGCCCGCCGGCCCTGGACAAGACGATCACTGAGAAGAGCGTCGTCAAGCGGGTGGTCGCGGTCGCCGGTGACAAGGTCCGCTGGGCCGGTCCGGTGCTGTGGATCAATGACAAGGTGCAGCACGAGACTTATGTGAACCCGGCCTGCGCGGCGCTCGCCCCGGATTGGAGTGGGGCGACCGTGCTCGGGGCGAATCAGGTTTTCGTGATGGGTGACAACCGCTGCAACTCCGATGACAGTCGCATCTTCGGCCCCATTTCGACCGGCACGATCATCGGCCGCGTGACCGCGATCGTCTGGCCGATCAGCCGGGCAACGTCGTTCTGA
- a CDS encoding DUF3145 domain-containing protein gives MTTSRAHGATASRGVVFIHCCPAAIAPHVEWALAGVLGRPDKLSWTEQPAAPGHLRAEANWMAPLGTGTRLAASLRAWPMLVFEVTEQGTADSDAERLAYVPGRGFHRSLVSANGDVMVTEERLRGLLARARTADDYTHGLQELLGTAWDAELEPYRYAGDGSPVTLLHQVV, from the coding sequence ATGACGACTTCCCGTGCGCATGGTGCGACGGCAAGCCGAGGCGTGGTGTTTATTCACTGCTGCCCTGCCGCGATTGCTCCTCACGTCGAGTGGGCGCTCGCGGGTGTATTGGGACGACCGGACAAGCTGAGCTGGACCGAACAGCCCGCTGCCCCCGGACATCTGCGGGCCGAGGCCAACTGGATGGCGCCGCTGGGCACGGGCACCCGGCTCGCCGCTTCGCTGCGGGCCTGGCCGATGCTGGTCTTCGAGGTGACCGAGCAGGGCACTGCTGACTCTGATGCCGAGCGTCTGGCCTACGTTCCCGGACGCGGCTTCCACCGCAGTCTGGTCTCGGCCAACGGGGATGTGATGGTCACCGAGGAGCGTCTGCGTGGGCTGCTGGCTCGCGCCCGTACCGCCGATGACTACACCCATGGACTGCAGGAGTTGCTGGGCACCGCCTGGGACGCCGAACTGGAGCCCTACCGCTACGCCGGCGACGGTTCTCCGGTGACCCTGCTCCATCAGGTCGTCTGA
- a CDS encoding MBL fold metallo-hydrolase, translating to MRIDHLVTSGTFSLDGGTWDVDNNVWIVGDDEECLLIDAPHDSVEILAAIGDRRLIAVACTHAHDDHVDAALAVAAAKDAPVWLHPAEAPLWQLTHPGRAPDAELADGQRIQVGSIELEVLHTPGHSPGAVCFYVPALHCLFSGDTLFNGGPGATGRSFSSFDTIIESISTKLLVLPAETVVHTGHGEDTAIGAEAPALAEWIARGH from the coding sequence ATGCGCATCGACCATCTGGTGACCTCGGGGACGTTCTCACTCGACGGCGGTACCTGGGACGTCGACAACAACGTCTGGATCGTCGGCGACGACGAGGAGTGCCTGCTCATCGATGCGCCCCACGATTCGGTGGAGATCCTCGCGGCCATCGGCGACCGGCGCCTCATCGCGGTGGCCTGCACGCACGCGCACGACGACCACGTGGATGCGGCGCTCGCCGTCGCCGCGGCCAAGGACGCCCCGGTCTGGCTGCACCCGGCCGAGGCGCCGCTGTGGCAACTGACCCACCCGGGCCGGGCCCCGGATGCTGAGTTGGCCGACGGCCAGCGGATTCAGGTCGGCTCGATCGAACTCGAGGTACTGCATACGCCGGGGCATTCGCCGGGCGCGGTCTGTTTCTACGTGCCGGCGCTGCACTGTCTCTTCAGTGGAGACACCCTCTTCAACGGCGGCCCCGGGGCAACTGGACGTTCGTTCTCCAGCTTCGACACGATCATCGAGTCGATCAGCACGAAACTGCTGGTCCTACCGGCGGAGACGGTGGTGCATACCGGGCACGGCGAGGACACCGCAATCGGGGCCGAGGCGCCGGCGCTGGCGGAGTGGATCGCCCGGGGCCATTGA
- a CDS encoding S-(hydroxymethyl)mycothiol dehydrogenase has protein sequence MSHEVQGVVSLKQGEPVSLVTILVPDPGPAEVLVKVLACGVCHTDLHYREGGINDEFPFLLGHEASGIVEAIGSGVTDVQVGDFVVLNWRAVCGQCRACRRGEAQYCFNTHNAEQKMTLADGTPLSPALGIGAFAEKTLVHQGQCTKVDPAVSPAVAGLLGCGVMAGIGAAMNTGAVKRGQSVAVIGCGGVGAAAVAGARLAGAAKIIAVDVDDRKLAGAVELGATHTINSRGSDPVEGIQALTDGNGADVVIDAVGRPETYKQAFYARDLAGTVVLVGVPTPEMKLELPLLDFFSRGGALKSSWYGDCLPSRDFPMLIDLHLQGRLPLEKFVTETIGLGDVEAAFAAMGRGDVLRSVVVFGA, from the coding sequence ATGAGCCACGAAGTTCAGGGCGTTGTCAGCTTGAAGCAGGGCGAACCGGTGTCGCTGGTGACCATTCTGGTGCCCGATCCAGGACCGGCCGAAGTTCTGGTCAAGGTGCTGGCCTGCGGGGTCTGCCACACTGACCTGCACTATCGCGAGGGGGGCATCAACGACGAGTTCCCCTTCCTGCTCGGGCATGAGGCCTCGGGCATCGTCGAGGCGATCGGGTCGGGCGTCACCGATGTGCAGGTCGGTGACTTCGTCGTGCTGAATTGGCGTGCGGTCTGCGGCCAGTGCCGGGCCTGTCGACGCGGCGAGGCGCAGTACTGCTTCAACACCCACAACGCCGAACAGAAGATGACGCTGGCCGACGGCACGCCGCTGAGCCCCGCTCTCGGTATCGGAGCCTTCGCCGAGAAGACGCTCGTGCATCAGGGGCAGTGCACCAAGGTGGATCCGGCCGTCTCACCGGCGGTGGCCGGCCTGCTCGGCTGCGGGGTGATGGCCGGAATAGGCGCGGCGATGAACACTGGCGCGGTCAAGCGCGGGCAGAGCGTCGCCGTCATCGGCTGCGGCGGGGTCGGGGCGGCCGCGGTGGCCGGAGCACGGTTGGCCGGCGCGGCGAAGATCATCGCGGTCGACGTCGATGACCGCAAGCTCGCCGGAGCCGTGGAACTCGGCGCGACGCACACCATCAACTCGCGCGGCAGCGATCCCGTCGAGGGCATCCAGGCCCTCACCGACGGCAACGGCGCTGACGTCGTCATCGACGCCGTCGGGCGTCCGGAGACCTACAAGCAGGCCTTCTACGCCCGCGACCTGGCGGGGACGGTGGTGCTGGTCGGCGTGCCGACGCCCGAGATGAAGCTGGAGCTTCCGCTGCTCGACTTCTTCAGCCGGGGCGGGGCGCTGAAGTCCTCCTGGTACGGCGACTGCCTCCCCTCCCGCGATTTCCCGATGCTCATCGACCTGCACCTGCAGGGCCGGCTGCCGCTGGAGAAGTTCGTCACCGAGACGATCGGCCTGGGTGACGTCGAGGCGGCGTTCGCGGCGATGGGTCGCGGCGACGTGCTGCGCTCCGTCGTCGTCTTCGGGGCCTGA
- a CDS encoding Dyp-type peroxidase, which yields MATAQSGIFAIGTSAHCYLEFDRIDGVAEADFVRAVCALDEPATTVGGVNIVLGLRPELLAAVANEYAIPGVRAFTEPITGVDGFTMPATQHDAFVWVAGAAQDLVFDIAAELISGLAPVAALGSEVTGWAYQHNRDLTGFQDGTENPTLTEAVELVVLPDDAPGAGGSVLLVQKWAHDTASWLKLDEHEQELVIGRTKLASIELEDDVKPATSHVSRTVVEEGGEELDIFRRNSPYGTVSEHGTMFIGFSVDQHRLDRMLRRMAGAEDGIRDALTLYTSALSGAYYVVPSVEGLRAMSTV from the coding sequence ATGGCGACTGCGCAGTCAGGAATCTTCGCAATTGGAACCTCCGCGCACTGTTATCTGGAGTTCGACCGGATCGACGGAGTGGCCGAGGCTGACTTCGTCCGGGCCGTCTGTGCCCTCGATGAGCCGGCAACCACCGTCGGCGGCGTCAACATCGTGCTCGGCCTGCGGCCGGAGCTACTGGCCGCCGTCGCGAATGAGTACGCGATACCCGGCGTCCGGGCATTCACCGAGCCGATCACCGGCGTCGACGGGTTCACCATGCCCGCCACCCAGCACGATGCCTTCGTCTGGGTCGCCGGAGCCGCGCAGGATCTCGTCTTCGACATTGCGGCCGAGCTGATCAGCGGGCTGGCCCCGGTCGCCGCGCTGGGCAGTGAGGTGACCGGGTGGGCCTATCAGCACAATCGTGATCTCACCGGTTTCCAGGACGGAACCGAGAACCCGACGCTCACCGAGGCGGTCGAACTGGTCGTCCTCCCCGACGATGCCCCCGGCGCGGGCGGATCCGTGCTGCTGGTCCAGAAATGGGCGCATGACACGGCGAGCTGGCTGAAACTCGACGAGCACGAACAGGAGCTGGTGATAGGGCGGACGAAACTGGCCAGCATCGAACTCGAAGATGACGTGAAGCCGGCGACCTCACATGTCTCCCGCACCGTGGTTGAGGAGGGCGGCGAGGAGCTGGACATCTTCCGCCGCAATTCCCCGTACGGCACCGTCTCCGAGCACGGCACGATGTTCATCGGGTTCAGCGTCGACCAGCATCGCCTGGATCGGATGCTACGTCGGATGGCCGGAGCGGAGGATGGGATCCGCGACGCACTCACCCTTTACACGAGCGCGCTCAGCGGCGCTTACTACGTTGTGCCCTCGGTGGAGGGACTGCGGGCGATGAGTACGGTCTAG
- a CDS encoding LuxR family transcriptional regulator, translated as MLVPRSAEWGLLQRQLGTTAEGRDVQTALLVGEGGVGKSHLTFQLTQRARQEGHYAIVGRADEFDSGAPYAVFRDALSQVTGPPLSPQAAHALKRARAAIDVPVSAVDAKGPTARLEEVMLAFAELLKLLSAEGSVLLALEDMHCADPASVTLYGLLSRQLRGVPMLIVLTLRPGHPERTGDLLPFVQRLEAENRASVIELGALHSRQIAHLIASELKAVPSQHLTTFVTERSGGNPLFAKELIAQLINDEALDLGTDPVTLKVTEPDQSQHAAQLLGRFFSAGGTEVQVGKALSIFARFPLTQLDILQRLTGLDSDQVTSTFDSLVAKKLLMKSSDGGYRFVHPIMKQTLYNAIGDAERRGMHAAAAEMLVQRRHTGVDVDIFDLATHICSSISERDPDAAAVALEAADAAWSRSPLVAAGWLHRAAGLLPEDSDERIAILIREAEGLILSGRSAAAADLMEELVHTLPPERRTTEFVRLASRALFDTMRLTEAIEVLESAHPEPDETFGIHARLANMLSHAGRSGDAEKHYVAAMNSSDVPVDISRTVAVIHLLSFASATGRSDDVSALRATLQTHFQAYPPTIRAELKPTITQYAASGPAGLAAAEDDFAEVRRLREGIVGVSSGGFAEVSEVMIAWLRGRWSEALAAAQTTTGMLETFGTQRPLRVIRAITTLILTDRGELDEAVAVCEKLRGSSTFLDPLEVVARARIARLRGDLETAQEMLRSYCEFGARARRYTFLSFVAHELVDILLETNPTQAAVVAKQNFELLRPVSWSLLDVYSLRALGAAAGDVQAAHSAALIAQREGLLFEHAKCLLVLAELGADAQTNLAGAFEGFDAVGATPWRQRAASAKNTSDAARHIGSQPTVNLTPSERNIARLVSEGMSNKQVAAALHYSAKTVEVYLSRIYTKTGHAGRYELIRAVYQGSLVLEESQN; from the coding sequence TTGTTGGTCCCACGGAGTGCCGAATGGGGGCTGCTGCAGCGCCAACTCGGTACCACCGCCGAAGGCCGGGATGTCCAGACCGCGCTACTTGTGGGCGAGGGTGGCGTCGGCAAATCGCATCTGACTTTCCAACTCACCCAGCGCGCCCGCCAGGAGGGGCACTACGCCATCGTCGGTCGCGCCGACGAGTTCGACAGCGGCGCGCCCTATGCCGTCTTCCGCGATGCCCTCTCCCAAGTAACCGGCCCTCCTCTGTCGCCGCAGGCTGCGCACGCCCTGAAGCGGGCCCGAGCGGCGATCGATGTTCCGGTGTCCGCTGTCGACGCGAAGGGCCCCACGGCTCGCCTGGAGGAGGTGATGCTCGCCTTCGCCGAATTGCTCAAGCTGCTGAGTGCCGAAGGCTCAGTGCTGCTCGCGCTGGAGGACATGCACTGCGCCGATCCGGCCTCGGTGACGTTATACGGGCTGCTGTCTCGGCAGCTGCGCGGCGTACCGATGCTGATCGTGCTCACGTTACGGCCGGGACATCCCGAACGCACTGGGGACCTGCTGCCCTTCGTGCAGCGCCTGGAGGCCGAGAACCGGGCGTCAGTGATCGAGCTGGGCGCGCTGCACAGTCGCCAGATCGCCCACCTGATCGCCAGTGAACTGAAGGCGGTCCCGTCGCAGCACCTCACGACATTCGTCACCGAGCGAAGCGGCGGCAACCCACTCTTCGCGAAGGAACTGATAGCCCAGCTGATCAATGACGAGGCGCTCGACCTCGGCACGGATCCGGTCACGCTCAAGGTGACCGAGCCCGACCAGTCCCAGCACGCCGCACAACTGCTCGGCCGTTTCTTCTCGGCCGGAGGTACCGAGGTCCAGGTCGGCAAGGCCCTGTCGATCTTCGCCCGATTCCCACTCACCCAGCTCGACATTCTGCAGCGACTGACTGGCCTCGATTCCGACCAGGTCACCTCCACCTTCGATTCCCTCGTCGCCAAGAAGCTACTCATGAAGTCGTCTGACGGCGGCTATCGCTTCGTCCACCCGATCATGAAGCAGACGCTGTACAACGCGATCGGCGACGCGGAGCGGCGGGGCATGCATGCGGCCGCGGCCGAAATGCTGGTACAGCGCAGGCACACCGGGGTCGACGTCGACATCTTCGACCTCGCCACCCACATCTGCAGCTCGATCTCAGAGCGGGATCCGGACGCGGCCGCGGTGGCGCTCGAGGCCGCCGACGCCGCCTGGTCCCGCTCGCCGCTGGTCGCGGCCGGCTGGTTACACCGAGCGGCCGGCCTCCTCCCGGAGGATTCGGACGAGCGAATCGCCATTCTGATTCGGGAGGCGGAGGGGCTGATCCTGAGCGGCCGCTCGGCCGCGGCCGCCGACCTGATGGAGGAGCTGGTCCACACCCTGCCGCCCGAGCGGCGTACCACCGAATTCGTCCGGCTCGCCTCGAGGGCCCTCTTCGACACGATGCGCCTCACCGAGGCGATCGAGGTGCTGGAGTCGGCGCACCCGGAGCCGGATGAGACCTTCGGCATCCACGCACGGCTGGCCAACATGCTCAGTCACGCCGGTCGCAGCGGCGACGCCGAGAAGCACTACGTCGCCGCGATGAACTCCTCCGACGTCCCGGTCGACATCTCCCGCACCGTCGCTGTCATTCACCTCCTTTCGTTTGCCTCGGCCACCGGACGCAGCGACGACGTCTCCGCCCTTCGCGCCACCCTGCAGACGCACTTCCAGGCCTATCCGCCGACCATTCGGGCCGAACTCAAACCGACGATCACCCAGTACGCGGCGTCCGGGCCGGCTGGGCTGGCCGCCGCCGAGGACGACTTCGCCGAGGTGCGGCGGCTGCGCGAGGGCATCGTCGGGGTCAGCTCCGGCGGTTTCGCCGAGGTGAGCGAGGTGATGATCGCCTGGTTGCGCGGCCGCTGGAGCGAGGCGCTGGCGGCGGCCCAGACGACGACCGGGATGCTGGAGACCTTCGGCACCCAGCGCCCGCTGCGGGTGATTCGCGCGATCACCACCCTGATCCTCACCGATCGCGGCGAACTCGACGAGGCCGTCGCGGTCTGCGAGAAGCTACGCGGCTCCAGCACCTTCCTGGATCCGTTGGAGGTGGTCGCCCGGGCCCGGATCGCGCGCCTGCGGGGCGACCTGGAGACAGCACAGGAGATGCTCCGCTCCTACTGCGAATTCGGGGCCCGCGCGCGGCGCTACACCTTCCTCAGCTTCGTCGCCCACGAACTCGTCGACATCCTGCTGGAGACGAACCCGACCCAGGCCGCCGTGGTCGCCAAACAGAACTTCGAACTGCTGCGTCCAGTGAGTTGGTCGCTGCTGGACGTCTACTCGCTGCGCGCGCTCGGCGCGGCGGCCGGCGACGTGCAGGCCGCACACTCGGCTGCCCTGATCGCCCAGCGCGAGGGACTGCTCTTCGAACACGCGAAGTGCTTGCTGGTGCTGGCCGAACTGGGCGCCGACGCGCAGACGAATCTGGCCGGTGCCTTCGAAGGTTTTGACGCGGTCGGTGCTACTCCCTGGCGGCAGCGCGCCGCCTCGGCCAAGAACACCAGCGACGCGGCCCGGCACATCGGCAGCCAGCCCACCGTGAATCTCACTCCGTCGGAGCGAAACATCGCCCGCTTGGTGAGTGAGGGGATGTCGAACAAGCAGGTGGCGGCCGCCCTGCACTACAGCGCCAAGACCGTCGAGGTGTACCTCTCCAGGATATATACCAAGACCGGGCACGCGGGGCGCTACGAACTGATCCGCGCTGTGTATCAGGGATCGCTGGTCCTGGAGGAGAGTCAGAACTAG
- a CDS encoding DEAD/DEAH box helicase, which produces MTNSDDDEQISFAELGIDERVLRALVDVGYESASPIQAATIPALLSGRHVVGLAQTGTGKTAAFAIPILSQIDLTQHEPQALILAPTRELALQVSEAISKYAHHMPGLNVLAIYGGQSYGIQLAGLRRGAHIVVGTPGRVIDHLNKKTLDLTKLRFLVLDEADEMLQMGFQEDVETILADTPEDKQVALFSATMPSQIRRISKRYLTDAAEITVKSKTMTAANTRQRYIQVANPQKLDALTRVLEVEPFEAMIIFVRTKSATEDLAERLRARGFAAAAINGDLVQAQRERTIGQLKTGDLDILVATDVAARGLDVERISHVLNYDIPHDSESYVHRIGRTGRAGRSGEALMFVTPREKHLLASIERATRQPVTEMPLPTVDDVNTSRVAKFTDAITASLLSPEISLFRGLIEDYQREHNVPVVDVAAALAVLSQEDSFLLKPEPPAPRRAAREGSGERNFDRPDRGPRSDRPDRPRRGDGDDRGRPRRSDVEMATYRIRVGRRQKVMPGSIVGAIANEGGLGRADFGAIDIRVDHTLVELPKDLSASTLAALKSTRISGQLIELALASPADMAPSEGGNQGGYQGKRPSRPGSVGSAGGKKFADKRPSKDGKAKEKKPRHPR; this is translated from the coding sequence ATGACTAACTCCGACGACGACGAGCAGATTTCCTTCGCTGAACTGGGCATCGACGAACGCGTGCTGCGCGCGCTGGTCGACGTGGGCTACGAGAGCGCCTCTCCCATTCAGGCGGCAACGATCCCCGCACTCCTCTCCGGGCGCCACGTCGTCGGCCTGGCCCAGACGGGCACCGGCAAGACCGCCGCCTTCGCCATCCCGATCCTCTCCCAGATCGACCTGACTCAGCACGAGCCGCAGGCCCTGATCCTGGCCCCGACCCGGGAGCTGGCCCTGCAGGTGTCGGAGGCGATCAGCAAGTACGCCCACCACATGCCGGGACTGAATGTGCTGGCAATCTACGGTGGTCAGAGCTATGGAATCCAGCTCGCCGGGCTGCGCCGCGGCGCGCACATCGTCGTCGGGACGCCCGGGCGGGTCATCGATCACCTGAACAAGAAGACGCTGGATCTCACCAAACTTCGCTTCCTCGTGCTCGACGAAGCCGACGAGATGCTGCAGATGGGCTTCCAGGAGGACGTCGAGACGATCCTGGCCGACACTCCCGAAGACAAGCAGGTGGCCCTCTTCTCGGCCACCATGCCGTCGCAGATCCGGCGAATCTCGAAGCGGTACCTCACCGACGCCGCCGAGATCACGGTCAAGTCCAAGACGATGACGGCGGCCAACACCCGGCAGCGCTACATCCAGGTCGCGAACCCGCAGAAACTCGACGCGCTCACCCGGGTCCTGGAGGTTGAGCCATTCGAGGCGATGATCATCTTCGTCCGCACCAAGAGCGCCACCGAGGACCTGGCCGAGCGGCTACGGGCCCGGGGCTTCGCCGCCGCCGCCATCAACGGAGACCTCGTTCAGGCCCAGAGGGAACGCACCATCGGCCAGTTGAAGACCGGTGATCTGGACATCCTGGTCGCCACCGACGTCGCCGCCCGCGGCCTCGACGTCGAGCGCATCAGTCACGTCCTCAACTACGACATCCCGCACGACAGCGAGTCCTACGTGCATCGCATCGGACGCACCGGCCGGGCCGGGCGGTCGGGCGAAGCGCTCATGTTCGTGACGCCGCGGGAGAAGCACCTGCTCGCCTCGATCGAGCGGGCCACGCGCCAGCCGGTCACCGAGATGCCGCTGCCCACCGTCGACGATGTGAACACCTCGCGCGTAGCAAAGTTCACCGATGCCATCACAGCGAGCCTCCTCTCCCCGGAAATCTCTTTGTTTCGTGGGTTGATCGAGGATTATCAGCGCGAGCACAACGTTCCGGTGGTGGACGTCGCAGCGGCCCTGGCCGTCCTCTCCCAGGAGGACTCCTTCCTCCTCAAGCCCGAGCCGCCGGCGCCGCGCCGCGCCGCGCGCGAGGGCAGCGGCGAACGAAACTTCGATCGCCCCGACCGCGGTCCGCGCTCCGACCGTCCGGATCGCCCGCGCCGTGGCGACGGCGACGATCGCGGACGCCCGCGCCGCTCCGACGTGGAGATGGCGACGTACCGCATCCGGGTCGGGCGCCGGCAGAAGGTCATGCCGGGCTCGATCGTCGGGGCCATCGCCAACGAAGGTGGGCTCGGACGGGCCGACTTCGGCGCCATCGACATCCGGGTCGACCACACGCTGGTCGAGTTGCCGAAGGATCTCTCAGCGAGCACCCTGGCCGCGCTGAAGTCGACGCGCATCTCCGGCCAACTGATCGAGCTCGCCCTCGCGAGCCCGGCCGATATGGCACCGTCGGAGGGCGGCAATCAGGGCGGCTATCAGGGCAAGCGCCCCAGCCGCCCGGGCTCGGTCGGCTCGGCCGGCGGCAAGAAGTTCGCCGACAAGCGCCCGTCCAAGGACGGGAAGGCGAAGGAGAAGAAGCCCCGCCACCCGCGGTAA
- the galT gene encoding galactose-1-phosphate uridylyltransferase: MSEEAIGEAAEPIGENGPADATGVPREPVRTRLSDGRELLYFDDEPNVEHTAVDRRGLEPAEITSQARWDVLTREWTVIAGHRQQRTFRPATSDCPLCPTRGDMLTEVPDDHYDVVVFENRFPSLAASAAASVPVIDEPPFRSGPGVGRCEVVVFTDDHTASFASLSPRRVETVIDAWTNRTEELQARPDVGFVYCFENRGDEIGVTLAHPHGQIYAYPFVPTRIARTGRSFLQAAAGGDGCLQCNLLQAELAAADRIVIAGEHWVAYVPFAARWPYEVRIVPRRHLGSLPELNAAERRELARVYLDVLTRFDRLWDSPAPYIAGWDQAPVGDWGKGWHLACDIFTIRRATGKLKYLAGSESGAGVWINDISPERAAARLRDSN, encoded by the coding sequence ATGAGCGAGGAGGCGATCGGGGAGGCGGCAGAGCCGATTGGAGAGAATGGGCCCGCCGACGCGACCGGGGTACCGCGGGAACCGGTTCGCACCCGGCTCTCGGACGGGCGTGAACTCCTCTACTTCGACGACGAGCCGAACGTCGAGCACACCGCCGTCGACCGGCGCGGGCTGGAGCCGGCCGAGATCACCTCCCAGGCCCGGTGGGACGTCCTCACCCGGGAATGGACGGTCATCGCCGGCCACCGGCAGCAGCGCACCTTCCGTCCGGCGACCTCGGACTGCCCGCTCTGCCCGACCCGCGGGGACATGCTGACCGAGGTGCCCGACGATCACTACGACGTCGTCGTCTTCGAAAACCGGTTCCCGTCGCTGGCCGCCTCGGCCGCGGCCAGCGTGCCGGTGATCGATGAGCCGCCATTCCGCTCGGGGCCCGGTGTCGGGCGCTGTGAGGTCGTGGTCTTCACCGACGACCACACCGCGTCCTTCGCCTCGCTCAGCCCACGTCGGGTGGAGACGGTCATCGATGCCTGGACCAACCGCACTGAGGAGCTGCAGGCCCGGCCGGATGTCGGCTTCGTGTACTGCTTCGAGAACCGCGGTGACGAGATCGGAGTGACGCTGGCCCATCCGCACGGCCAGATCTACGCCTACCCCTTCGTGCCGACCCGGATCGCCCGAACCGGGCGTTCGTTCCTGCAGGCGGCCGCCGGCGGCGACGGATGCCTGCAGTGCAACCTGCTGCAGGCCGAACTCGCCGCCGCCGATCGAATCGTGATCGCGGGGGAGCATTGGGTGGCCTACGTGCCGTTCGCCGCTCGCTGGCCCTACGAGGTGCGGATCGTGCCCCGGCGCCACCTGGGCAGCCTCCCCGAACTGAACGCGGCCGAGCGGCGCGAGCTGGCTCGGGTCTACCTGGATGTGCTGACCCGCTTCGATCGGCTCTGGGACTCGCCCGCCCCCTACATCGCCGGGTGGGACCAGGCCCCGGTCGGCGATTGGGGGAAGGGTTGGCACCTGGCCTGCGACATCTTCACGATCCGACGGGCCACCGGAAAGCTGAAGTACCTGGCCGGTTCCGAGTCCGGTGCCGGCGTCTGGATCAACGACATCTCACCCGAACGGGCGGCGGCCCGGCTCCGGGACTCCAACTGA